A genomic segment from bacterium encodes:
- the atpE gene encoding ATP synthase F0 subunit C — protein MDYQAMLAWALPMGVGLAAVGSGLGLGRAVGSAMEAIGRQPEASGKIQTAMIIGAALIEALTIYALVVFFMLSGKIGA, from the coding sequence ATGGATTATCAGGCAATGTTAGCGTGGGCTCTGCCGATGGGCGTCGGCCTGGCGGCGGTTGGTTCCGGTCTTGGTCTCGGTCGTGCGGTCGGTTCCGCGATGGAAGCGATCGGTCGTCAGCCGGAAGCTTCCGGCAAGATCCAGACGGCCATGATCATCGGCGCCGCGCTCATCGAGGCGTTGACCATCTATGCGCTGGTCGTGTTCTTCATGCTGTCCGGTAAGATTGGCGCCTAA
- the atpH gene encoding ATP synthase F1 subunit delta, which translates to MLAPEVAHKYGTALFLSAKAKGLLDKADEQFLALKELLAKDRSLLDFLNAPQVSDDKKIALIHTAFDSRMERPFVEFLLVLMDKHRINFLPDIVEQFDRMVKVEKGVAKVTVITAVPLDANERTNLMTTLAKKTGLKIELDARVDTSIIGGVIIIMHDKIIDGSVRHGLGLIEEQLEKVKVA; encoded by the coding sequence ATGCTGGCCCCCGAAGTCGCTCATAAATACGGCACGGCGCTGTTTTTGTCCGCCAAGGCGAAGGGTCTTCTCGACAAGGCCGACGAGCAGTTCCTGGCACTGAAGGAACTGCTGGCCAAAGACCGCTCGCTTCTGGATTTTCTGAACGCGCCGCAGGTCTCTGACGACAAAAAGATAGCCCTGATCCATACGGCATTTGACTCGAGGATGGAACGTCCGTTCGTGGAATTCCTTCTTGTTCTGATGGACAAGCACCGGATCAATTTCCTGCCGGATATCGTCGAGCAGTTTGACCGAATGGTCAAAGTCGAAAAAGGGGTCGCCAAAGTGACCGTGATAACGGCGGTGCCGCTCGATGCAAATGAGCGAACCAACCTGATGACGACCCTGGCGAAAAAGACCGGACTCAAGATCGAGCTGGATGCCCGGGTGGATACGTCGATCATCGGTGGCGTGATCATCATCATGCATGATAAGATCATCGATGGTTCGGTTCGTCACGGCCTCGGCCTGATAGAAGAGCAGTTGGAGAAGGTGAAAGTAGCGTAG
- a CDS encoding DUF3365 domain-containing protein — MLILVPAALLLAILACNGEKAEPVAQPKDQDTTQKLVATPLPNPDEILVKAASEKLVDQFSRRLRSELMDAMAKGDAASAIAVCSKKAPALAMEMSGEGWSIRRLSMRQRNPDNYPVSTDAAFYQQLTADTALTYLATWKFEFKRRTYNYYQPIYMQAMCKSCHGKTEEMDPAVVAQLTKLYPDDRAVGFEDGDLRGIFAVVAQWPEAKAKAEKLVSSSEK, encoded by the coding sequence TTGCTCATTCTGGTTCCGGCCGCCTTGCTTTTGGCAATTCTCGCATGCAACGGCGAAAAGGCGGAGCCGGTCGCTCAACCCAAAGATCAGGATACTACTCAGAAGTTGGTTGCGACCCCTTTGCCGAATCCGGATGAGATATTGGTGAAGGCGGCCTCCGAAAAGCTGGTCGACCAGTTTTCCCGCCGTTTGCGCTCCGAGTTGATGGATGCGATGGCCAAGGGTGATGCTGCCTCTGCGATAGCGGTATGCAGCAAGAAAGCCCCCGCCCTTGCGATGGAAATGTCCGGCGAGGGTTGGTCGATCCGGAGACTGAGCATGCGCCAGCGCAATCCCGACAATTACCCTGTTTCGACCGACGCCGCCTTTTACCAGCAATTGACAGCCGATACCGCACTCACGTATCTGGCCACCTGGAAGTTTGAATTCAAACGTCGGACCTACAACTACTACCAACCGATCTATATGCAAGCCATGTGCAAAAGCTGCCACGGAAAAACCGAAGAGATGGATCCGGCGGTAGTTGCGCAATTGACTAAACTCTATCCCGATGATCGGGCAGTCGGATTCGAAGATGGCGACCTGAGAGGGATATTTGCAGTGGTGGCGCAGTGGCCCGAAGCAAAAGCCAAAGCCGAAAAACTGGTGAGTAGTTCGGAGAAGTAA
- a CDS encoding ABC transporter ATP-binding protein: protein MLLDISDLHLSYDRIAALKGVSLNLEKGEIVAIIGANGAGKTTLINTISGVLKPDRGEIRFKDELVSGLPAYKITRKKIIQVPEGRKVFNKLSVLENLEMGAYAIDDKPRIRQNISRMQDLFPILKERSSQAAGTLSGGEQQMLAIARGLMAEPELLMFDEPSMGLSPVMVEKVFQIIREINQRGISCLLVEQNARKSLQIANRAYVLETGSIVLSDTASHLLENEQVKKAYLGA from the coding sequence ATGCTGTTAGATATTTCCGATCTTCATCTCTCCTACGATCGAATTGCTGCCCTCAAGGGAGTCTCTCTCAATCTTGAGAAGGGAGAGATCGTGGCGATCATCGGTGCCAACGGCGCCGGCAAAACCACTCTCATCAATACAATCTCCGGAGTTCTCAAACCTGACCGCGGAGAGATCCGCTTCAAAGACGAGCTCGTCAGTGGGCTTCCTGCCTATAAGATCACCCGGAAAAAGATCATCCAGGTTCCGGAAGGACGCAAGGTTTTCAACAAGCTTTCGGTCCTGGAGAATCTTGAGATGGGCGCATACGCCATTGATGACAAGCCGCGGATTCGCCAAAACATCTCCCGCATGCAGGATCTGTTCCCTATCCTCAAAGAGCGGTCATCCCAGGCCGCCGGTACTCTCTCCGGCGGAGAACAGCAGATGCTGGCGATCGCCCGCGGACTGATGGCTGAGCCGGAACTCCTGATGTTTGATGAACCCTCGATGGGACTCTCCCCGGTGATGGTCGAGAAAGTCTTCCAGATCATCCGAGAGATCAATCAAAGAGGCATCTCCTGTCTGCTGGTGGAACAGAATGCCAGAAAATCACTGCAGATAGCCAATCGAGCCTATGTGTTAGAAACCGGCTCGATCGTGCTGTCCGACACCGCCAGTCATTTGCTTGAGAACGAGCAGGTGAAAAAAGCATATCTCGGAGCCTAG
- the atpG gene encoding ATP synthase F1 subunit gamma — translation MATLRAVKKRIRTVRSTRRITKAMEMVAAAKLRRAQQRVEQAKPYAHKMDEMLSHLAAGATGEISHPYFEERPVKKTTLVVVTSDRGLAGSFNANVIRKADQWLGKHEGDVEIVTIGKRGNDYYKRRRWPILQFFGDWAGVLNYDKARQITSLLTERFVAGQTDRIVLIYTRFLSMVRYQIVTEQYLPVSRPQVDDRTGGSEYIFEPSPEEIYAALMPGYATTKMVTTLTESFASEHGSRMIAMGAATKNAGEMINSLTLDYNKARQAQITKELLEVVSGAEALKG, via the coding sequence ATGGCAACATTACGCGCAGTTAAGAAACGTATCCGGACCGTCCGCTCGACGCGACGCATCACCAAAGCAATGGAGATGGTGGCGGCGGCGAAACTTCGACGCGCCCAGCAGCGGGTGGAGCAGGCGAAGCCGTATGCCCATAAGATGGATGAGATGCTGTCGCATCTTGCCGCCGGGGCGACGGGTGAGATCTCTCATCCCTATTTCGAGGAGCGACCGGTTAAGAAAACCACTCTGGTAGTCGTAACATCGGATCGTGGCCTGGCTGGTTCGTTTAATGCGAATGTTATCCGCAAGGCTGATCAGTGGCTTGGAAAGCACGAAGGCGATGTTGAGATCGTTACGATCGGCAAGCGCGGCAATGATTATTACAAGCGCCGTCGTTGGCCGATCCTGCAGTTCTTTGGCGACTGGGCCGGTGTCCTCAATTACGACAAAGCACGCCAGATCACCTCGCTTTTGACTGAACGATTTGTTGCCGGTCAGACCGACCGGATCGTCCTGATCTACACGCGCTTTTTGTCGATGGTCCGTTATCAGATCGTGACCGAACAGTATCTGCCGGTGTCGCGCCCGCAAGTGGACGACAGGACCGGCGGAAGCGAATATATCTTTGAACCGTCGCCAGAAGAGATCTATGCCGCACTGATGCCCGGCTATGCCACCACTAAAATGGTGACAACCCTGACCGAGTCATTTGCTTCCGAACATGGCAGCCGAATGATCGCCATGGGAGCGGCGACCAAAAATGCCGGCGAGATGATCAATTCGCTGACGCTCGATTACAACAAAGCACGGCAGGCGCAGATCACGAAGGAACTGCTCGAAGTAGTCTCCGGCGCCGAAGCGCTTAAAGGTTAG
- the atpF gene encoding F0F1 ATP synthase subunit B, protein MNLEWQQLLTHAVGFLITLWILKKFAWGPLMNLMEERRTRIIDEFKQIDLEKAKVAEQQAAYEAKMKEVEAERRSEIVKAIEEGKKVAADIKAQAQHEVKELHTKTKADLEREVAKARIELRDQMVTITMNAAEKVIREKLDDKKHRDLIDKYISEVEKV, encoded by the coding sequence ATGAATTTAGAATGGCAACAGTTACTAACGCATGCGGTTGGCTTCCTGATCACTCTCTGGATCCTGAAGAAATTCGCCTGGGGTCCGTTGATGAATCTGATGGAAGAACGGCGCACGCGTATTATCGACGAGTTCAAGCAGATCGATCTCGAGAAGGCCAAGGTCGCCGAACAACAGGCCGCCTATGAAGCCAAGATGAAAGAGGTCGAAGCGGAACGTCGCTCCGAGATCGTCAAAGCGATCGAGGAAGGAAAGAAGGTCGCCGCCGATATCAAGGCGCAGGCTCAGCATGAGGTCAAGGAACTCCATACCAAGACCAAAGCTGATCTGGAGCGCGAGGTGGCCAAGGCACGCATCGAATTGCGTGACCAAATGGTGACCATCACCATGAACGCGGCGGAAAAAGTCATTCGCGAGAAGCTTGATGACAAAAAACATCGCGATCTGATCGACAAATATATCTCTGAAGTGGAGAAGGTCTAG
- a CDS encoding cytochrome ubiquinol oxidase subunit I, translating to MDALTLSRWQFGLTIGFHYLFPVLSIGLGFLLVVMEGMYLKTGRELYHQMTRFWVKIFGLIFALGVATGIVMEFQFGTNWSTYSRFVGDVFGSALAAEGIFAFFLESGFLALLLFGWNKVSKRMHFLSTVMVAAGAHFSAIWIVVANSWQQTPAGHHIVQHELGTRAEIVDFWAMVFNPSFVDRIWHVYMGAWQAGGFFVLSVSAWYLLKNRHIDFAKISLKIGLVFAAIASLLQLVSGHSSAVGVAENQPAKLAAFEAHYDASAPADLWLFGWVDDESQIVKYGIKAPGMLSYLIYGDVDHPVTGLNHFPEDERPPVNLVFQSYHAMVGIGMLLILLSWLGLFLLWRRKLWNARWYLYALVGSVLLPQAANQLGWFSAEVGRQPWVVYGLLKTSEGLSPTVKPGEIMTSIILFGVIYLLLFALFLYLLNEKIQHGPDDDSITEGHRA from the coding sequence ATGGATGCACTGACTCTGTCGCGTTGGCAATTCGGACTGACTATCGGATTTCACTATCTCTTCCCCGTGTTGAGCATCGGCCTCGGTTTCCTCCTCGTGGTAATGGAGGGGATGTATCTCAAGACCGGACGCGAACTGTATCACCAGATGACCCGTTTCTGGGTCAAGATATTCGGACTGATCTTTGCCCTCGGCGTCGCGACCGGGATCGTGATGGAATTCCAGTTCGGCACGAACTGGTCGACATATTCACGTTTTGTGGGGGACGTCTTTGGAAGTGCGCTGGCCGCGGAAGGGATCTTCGCATTCTTCCTTGAATCCGGCTTTCTCGCCCTCTTGTTATTTGGCTGGAACAAGGTCTCCAAACGGATGCACTTCCTTTCGACCGTCATGGTCGCCGCCGGTGCACATTTCAGCGCCATCTGGATAGTCGTCGCTAATTCCTGGCAACAGACCCCGGCGGGTCATCACATCGTCCAGCATGAGTTGGGGACGCGTGCGGAGATCGTCGATTTTTGGGCGATGGTCTTTAATCCGTCATTTGTCGATCGCATCTGGCATGTTTATATGGGTGCCTGGCAGGCAGGCGGATTTTTCGTCCTCTCCGTCTCCGCATGGTATCTCCTCAAAAATCGACATATCGACTTCGCGAAGATTTCCCTCAAGATCGGTTTGGTCTTTGCGGCAATCGCCTCTCTGCTGCAGTTGGTCAGCGGTCATTCAAGCGCAGTCGGCGTGGCGGAGAATCAACCAGCCAAGCTAGCGGCGTTCGAAGCTCACTACGATGCTTCTGCCCCGGCTGATCTCTGGTTGTTCGGATGGGTTGATGATGAGTCACAGATCGTAAAGTATGGGATCAAGGCTCCTGGCATGCTTAGTTATCTGATCTATGGTGATGTCGATCATCCGGTCACCGGACTCAACCACTTCCCCGAGGATGAACGTCCGCCGGTCAATCTCGTTTTTCAGTCATACCATGCGATGGTCGGGATCGGGATGCTATTGATCCTCCTTTCCTGGCTCGGCCTTTTTCTCCTCTGGCGCAGAAAGTTGTGGAATGCGCGGTGGTACCTCTATGCTCTTGTTGGTTCGGTCCTGCTTCCACAAGCCGCCAATCAACTTGGATGGTTCAGCGCCGAAGTCGGCCGTCAGCCCTGGGTGGTGTATGGACTACTAAAGACCTCCGAAGGGCTCTCCCCTACAGTCAAACCGGGCGAGATCATGACCTCGATCATTCTCTTTGGTGTGATCTACTTGCTGCTGTTCGCGTTGTTCCTCTACCTGCTCAACGAAAAGATCCAGCACGGCCCGGATGATGACTCGATCACGGAAGGACACCGCGCATGA
- the atpD gene encoding F0F1 ATP synthase subunit beta — protein sequence MAENIGKVVQVIGPTVDCEFPSESLPNILNALKIKNETTKEELTVEVAIHVGDNIVRCVALASTDGLVRGMKVVDTGAPISVPVGESSLGRLFNLLGDPIDHKTPLPANTKRLPIHRMAPAFDEQVTSVEMFETGIKVIDLLEPYAKGGKVGLFGGAGVGKTVVIQELIHNIATEHGGYSVFCGVGERTREGNDLYHEMTDSGVLAKTALVFGQMNEPPGARLRVALTGLTMAEYFRDEEGQDVLLFIDNIFRFVQAGSEVSALLGRMPSAVGYQPTLGTEMGALQERITSTKSGSITSVQAIYVPADDLTDPAPATTFAHLDATTVLSRQIAELGIYPAVDPLDSTSRILDPLIVGHDHYRVARGVQRILQRYKDLQDIIAILGIDELSEDDKQTVQRARKIQRFLSQPFFVAEVFTGKAGKYVKAQDTIRGFDELISGKLDHIPEQFFFMVGGIDEVLESYEKSKK from the coding sequence ATGGCTGAGAATATCGGAAAGGTAGTTCAGGTGATTGGACCGACGGTCGACTGCGAGTTCCCCTCGGAGTCACTGCCGAACATCCTGAATGCCCTCAAAATCAAGAATGAAACGACCAAGGAAGAGTTGACGGTCGAAGTCGCGATCCATGTCGGCGATAATATCGTCCGGTGCGTCGCGCTCGCGTCGACCGATGGTCTGGTGCGCGGCATGAAGGTTGTCGATACCGGCGCGCCGATCTCGGTGCCGGTCGGTGAATCCTCGCTTGGACGTTTGTTCAATCTGCTTGGTGATCCGATCGATCACAAAACTCCGCTCCCGGCCAATACCAAACGTCTGCCGATCCATCGCATGGCGCCGGCTTTCGATGAACAGGTTACTTCGGTCGAGATGTTCGAAACCGGGATCAAGGTCATTGACCTGCTCGAACCGTACGCCAAAGGCGGCAAGGTTGGACTCTTCGGTGGCGCCGGTGTCGGCAAGACTGTCGTTATTCAGGAGCTGATCCATAACATCGCGACTGAACATGGCGGCTACTCCGTTTTCTGCGGCGTCGGTGAACGTACCCGCGAAGGAAACGACCTCTATCATGAAATGACCGATTCGGGCGTGCTTGCCAAGACCGCTCTGGTCTTTGGACAGATGAACGAGCCGCCGGGTGCCCGTCTCCGTGTGGCGTTGACCGGTCTGACTATGGCTGAGTATTTCCGTGACGAAGAAGGACAGGATGTTCTCCTGTTCATTGACAATATTTTCCGTTTCGTCCAGGCTGGTTCGGAAGTGTCCGCGCTTCTCGGCCGTATGCCGTCGGCGGTGGGTTATCAGCCGACACTCGGTACTGAAATGGGCGCGCTGCAGGAGCGTATTACCTCGACCAAATCCGGTTCGATCACTTCGGTGCAAGCGATTTACGTGCCGGCCGACGACTTGACCGATCCGGCCCCGGCCACCACCTTTGCGCACCTTGACGCCACCACCGTGTTGTCGCGTCAGATCGCCGAGTTGGGAATTTATCCGGCGGTCGATCCGCTCGACTCAACCTCGCGAATTCTCGATCCGCTTATCGTGGGACATGATCACTATCGTGTGGCTCGCGGCGTGCAGCGGATTCTCCAGCGCTACAAAGATCTCCAGGATATCATCGCCATTCTCGGTATCGATGAATTGTCCGAGGATGATAAACAGACCGTACAGCGGGCGCGCAAGATCCAGCGCTTCCTGTCGCAGCCGTTCTTTGTGGCCGAAGTCTTCACCGGCAAGGCTGGCAAATATGTTAAGGCGCAGGATACGATCCGCGGATTCGATGAACTGATCTCCGGCAAGCTCGATCATATCCCCGAGCAGTTCTTCTTTATGGTCGGTGGGATCGACGAAGTGCTGGAAAGCTACGAAAAGAGCAAGAAGTAA
- a CDS encoding AtpZ/AtpI family protein: protein MTLFIAPPGEKKPSGYAQIALLGAVPAILVAAPLIGFFAGKWADSRFETEPYLTIAGVILGFVAAGREIYHLVKKAQALEDKSDDE from the coding sequence GTGACCCTTTTTATCGCTCCACCTGGTGAGAAGAAACCTTCCGGTTACGCTCAGATCGCATTGCTGGGAGCAGTCCCCGCAATTCTGGTCGCGGCCCCGTTGATCGGGTTCTTTGCCGGCAAGTGGGCTGACTCACGGTTCGAAACTGAACCGTACCTGACGATCGCGGGAGTTATTCTCGGATTTGTTGCCGCAGGTCGTGAAATTTATCACCTGGTTAAGAAAGCACAGGCACTGGAAGACAAGTCAGACGATGAGTGA
- the atpB gene encoding F0F1 ATP synthase subunit A — MKSLARLTGWGMTLLPTLVLATEEGGHEEAKGGGSSHLPSVVSMLTHHEGWAYHWINIIYAAVISLILSIIVIRVYTKRQMIPGKGQNALEMAVEGMYNFLYSILGKDAKRFLPFLGTLFFYILFMNLMGIVPGGHSPSTSINITASLAILVFLYSQYTGITRLGVVGYLDHMIGQPREAISWAIVPLIFPIHLIGELAKPFSLALRLFGNITGEDILVAAFVGLGISMMALFGPGVAHATPIGIPLNIPFILLGLLLSTIQALVFTLLSTIYILMMLPHEEAAHH; from the coding sequence ATGAAGAGTCTTGCACGCTTGACCGGATGGGGTATGACCCTCCTACCAACCCTGGTTCTGGCCACCGAAGAAGGTGGGCATGAAGAAGCCAAGGGGGGCGGGTCTTCGCATCTCCCGTCGGTCGTCAGCATGCTGACACATCACGAGGGATGGGCTTACCACTGGATCAATATCATTTACGCGGCGGTCATTTCGCTGATCCTCTCTATTATAGTCATCCGGGTTTATACCAAGCGCCAGATGATCCCCGGTAAGGGGCAGAATGCGCTCGAGATGGCAGTTGAAGGGATGTACAATTTCCTGTATTCCATTCTCGGCAAGGATGCCAAGCGATTCCTGCCGTTTTTGGGGACGCTCTTTTTCTATATCCTGTTTATGAATTTGATGGGGATAGTACCCGGCGGTCACTCGCCGTCGACTTCGATCAATATCACCGCCTCCCTGGCTATTCTGGTGTTTCTCTATTCGCAGTACACCGGGATCACGCGACTGGGAGTGGTCGGTTATCTGGACCATATGATCGGCCAGCCGCGCGAAGCGATAAGCTGGGCGATCGTTCCGCTCATATTCCCAATTCACCTGATCGGTGAACTGGCCAAGCCGTTCTCGCTGGCCCTTCGACTTTTCGGCAATATCACGGGCGAAGATATCCTGGTGGCGGCGTTTGTCGGGCTGGGGATCAGCATGATGGCGCTGTTCGGCCCGGGAGTGGCGCATGCCACGCCGATCGGCATACCGTTGAACATACCGTTCATTCTGTTGGGCTTATTGTTGTCGACCATTCAGGCGCTGGTGTTCACCCTGTTGTCGACCATTTATATATTGATGATGTTGCCGCACGAAGAGGCGGCGCATCACTAA